A part of Aegilops tauschii subsp. strangulata cultivar AL8/78 chromosome 2, Aet v6.0, whole genome shotgun sequence genomic DNA contains:
- the LOC109754918 gene encoding uncharacterized protein, protein MTSLALPASSSVSLATCWSRSVLAEDAAARSSVSFFSWVAESAMRASRVAVCLSSSSLKSCPILGIPLPAATSPLHLPWDPSRSTHLLISFRAQPLLSVDPSIQSAATHFLHRSTKGERVFPCLLRSCSHPSPLPRSTGGRPHRRQEVPEERSSSYGAELPYLNCRRLAPKDASSPTSHLQIGSRGAPASPRLTTSPSSATGQLAGEADRSTVLLPRGLEPRATATPGVAAVAKSASSPAIPSSRDPSLEFSPESARPRHATSPCPSFLPFLPSPLTSGSLSLVSSQDLRHVRPGSSPTSIRQVRRRERPTPPGCVPPLPSAFASASSASCQCRPRRRGVPLLLASPAHRVLLRPLFFCNE, encoded by the exons ATGACCTCCTTGGCGCTCCCGGCAAGCTCTTCCGTCAGCTTGGCCACCTGTTGGTCAAGGTCAGTATTGGCAGAGGATGCAGCGGCAAGGTCATCAGTGAGTTTCTTCAGCTGGGTTGCAGAATCAGCAATGAGGGCATCCAGGGTGGCCGTGTGCTTGTCCTCTAGCTCCTTG AAGAGCTGTCCCATCCTTGGAATCCCCCTCCCCGCCGCGACTAGTCCACTCCATCTTCCTTGGGATCCCTCCCGATCCACCCACCTGCTCATCTCCTTCCGCGCCCAGCCACTGCTCTCCGTCGATCCATCCATCCAATCAGCAGCCACTCACTTCCTCCATCGATCCACCAAAGGAGAGCGAGTTTTCCCTTGCCTCCTTCGATCCTGCTCGCACCCGAGCCCTCTGCCTAGATCCACCGGAGGCCGACCGCATCGCCGCCAAGAGGTTCCTGAGGAGAGGAGCTCCTCCTATGGAGCCGAACTCCCCTACCTGAACTGCCGCCGCCTCGCGCCCAAAGACGCGTCGTCCCCAACCTCCCACCTCCAGATTGGATCGAGAGGAGCCCCTGCCTCCCCGCGCCTCACCACCTCGCCGTCCTCCGCCACCGGCCAGCTTGCCGGAGAAGCCGACCGGAGCACCGTTCTTCTCCCTCGCGGGCTAGAGCCCCGTGCCACCGCAACTCCCGGCGTCGCTGCCGTTGCCAAGTCCGCTTCGTCACCGGCCATCCCTTCCTCCCGTGACCCTTCGCTGGAGTTCTCGCCTGAGTCCgcccgaccccgacacgccaccTCTCCCTGCCCTTCCTTTCTCCCGTTTCTTCCTTCTCCTCTCACATCTGGCTCCCTCTCTCTGGTTTCCTCGCAGGACCTCCGTCATGTCCGCCCAGGGTCTTCTCCTACCTCGATCCGTCAAGTCCGCCGCCGGGAACGGCCTACACCGCCCGGATGCGTGCCTCCCCTACCGTCGGCCTTCGCGTCTGCTTCCTCTGCATCATGCCAGTGCCGCCCTCGTCGTCGCGGTGTTCCTCTGCTTCTAGCGTCGCCGGCACACCGAGTCCTGCTGCGGCCTCTGTTCTTCTGCAACGAGTAG